A genomic window from Terrisporobacter glycolicus ATCC 14880 = DSM 1288 includes:
- a CDS encoding uracil-xanthine permease family protein, whose product MKKAILSIQHLLAMFGATVLVPLLTGFDPSVAIFCAGVGTLLFHKCTDFKVPVFLGSSFAFISVINQVAESFNGDLSYAQGGIIVAGLIYVVMSIIVRVVGPEKVKKFFPPQVTGAMIIVIGLNLIPTAIDMAMNNILVALITLGVAVGINQFVKGSIRQFSVIIAIFVGIVVSKLVGITDFSAVGQASLFSIPNFTAPKFSLEAVIIIAPVVLAVFMEHVGDITTNGAVVGKNFLEDPGLHKTLLGDGIATLFAGFMGGPANTTYGENTALLAITKNYDPKLLRLTAVFAIVISCVGKFGAFLQSIPTAVMGGISIYLFSMITFIGIKTIRDSKCYKENGNLSVMLIILVIGLTTCYVKHFTGVEIGINIASNAKLTGLSLAALVGIIVNRLINYSDFKKEDGSTIEELPA is encoded by the coding sequence ATGAAAAAAGCCATTTTATCAATACAACATTTGTTAGCAATGTTTGGAGCTACCGTATTAGTTCCACTGCTTACGGGGTTTGATCCATCAGTAGCAATATTTTGTGCAGGAGTTGGAACACTATTATTCCATAAGTGCACAGATTTTAAAGTACCAGTATTTTTAGGATCAAGTTTTGCTTTTATATCAGTAATAAATCAAGTTGCAGAGTCTTTTAATGGAGACCTGTCTTATGCCCAAGGTGGTATAATTGTGGCAGGTCTTATATATGTAGTTATGTCAATAATAGTAAGAGTTGTGGGACCAGAAAAAGTTAAAAAATTCTTTCCACCACAAGTTACAGGAGCTATGATAATAGTAATAGGTTTAAATTTAATACCAACAGCTATAGATATGGCTATGAATAACATACTAGTGGCACTTATAACTTTAGGTGTGGCAGTAGGAATTAATCAATTTGTTAAAGGTAGCATTAGACAATTTAGTGTGATAATAGCAATATTTGTTGGTATAGTAGTAAGTAAACTTGTTGGAATAACAGACTTTAGTGCAGTAGGTCAAGCAAGTTTATTTTCTATCCCAAATTTCACCGCACCAAAGTTTTCACTAGAAGCGGTAATAATTATAGCGCCAGTAGTTTTAGCTGTATTTATGGAACACGTTGGAGATATAACTACTAATGGTGCAGTTGTTGGCAAGAATTTCTTAGAAGATCCAGGACTTCATAAAACCTTACTAGGAGATGGTATAGCAACTTTATTTGCAGGGTTTATGGGTGGACCAGCAAATACAACTTATGGTGAGAATACAGCATTACTTGCCATAACTAAAAATTATGATCCTAAACTATTAAGACTTACTGCAGTGTTTGCCATAGTAATATCTTGTGTAGGTAAGTTTGGTGCATTTTTGCAATCTATACCAACGGCAGTTATGGGTGGAATTAGTATTTACTTATTCTCAATGATTACTTTCATAGGAATAAAAACTATAAGAGACAGCAAATGTTATAAAGAAAATGGAAATCTTTCGGTAATGTTAATAATATTAGTTATTGGCCTTACTACTTGTTATGTAAAACACTTTACAGGAGTAGAAATAGGTATTAATATAGCTAGCAATGCAAAGCTAACAGGACTTAGTTTGGCGGCTTTAGTAGGTATAATTGTTAACAGATTAATAAATTATAGTGACTTTAAAAAAGAAGATGGAAGTACTATTGAAGAACTTCCAGCATAA
- the pyrR gene encoding bifunctional pyr operon transcriptional regulator/uracil phosphoribosyltransferase PyrR yields MQKAKIMDEKAIGRAITRISHEIIERNKGIENVVLIGIKTRGVPVASRIVDKIEAIEGQRIEIGEMDITLYRDDLSKKQIDPVVNSTKIDFDITDKIVVLVDDVLYTGRTVRSALNALMDVGRPKAIQLAVLVDRGHRELPIRADYVGKNVPTSKTEIISVKLNECDAEDSVSIEE; encoded by the coding sequence ATGCAAAAGGCAAAAATAATGGATGAAAAAGCAATAGGAAGAGCAATAACAAGAATAAGTCATGAAATTATTGAAAGAAACAAAGGAATAGAGAATGTAGTACTTATAGGTATTAAGACTAGAGGTGTTCCAGTTGCAAGTAGAATAGTAGATAAAATTGAAGCTATAGAAGGCCAAAGAATAGAAATAGGTGAAATGGATATAACTCTTTATAGAGATGATTTAAGTAAAAAACAAATTGATCCAGTTGTTAACTCAACAAAAATAGATTTTGATATTACAGATAAAATAGTCGTATTAGTTGATGATGTATTATACACAGGAAGAACAGTGAGATCAGCTTTAAATGCACTTATGGATGTAGGAAGACCTAAAGCTATACAATTGGCAGTTTTAGTAGATAGAGGGCACAGAGAGCTACCTATTAGAGCAGATTATGTAGGTAAAAATGTACCAACATCAAAAACAGAAATAATATCTGTTAAATTAAATGAGTGCGATGCAGAGGATTCAGTTAGCATAGAAGAATAA
- a CDS encoding RluA family pseudouridine synthase translates to MDEIREFLVLEEEEGERLDVYLSNQLGDMSRSYIQKIIKDKKVKVNDKIEKAKYLVKEEDKIVIEIPAPKLLEITPQNIPIDIVYEDNDLLIVNKPQNMVVHPAPGNYDNTLVNAILYHCKDNLSSINGVIRPGIVHRIDKDTSGLLMIAKNNNAHNYLANQLKDHSITREYEFVCHGVLKEDKITVDKPLGRNPKDRLKMAIVKDGRRAVTHFEVIERFENYTLVKATLETGRTHQIRVHAASLNHPLLGDPLYGPKNNKLKVEGQTLHAKKLGFIHPSKNEYVEFNSELPIYFQKILNRIK, encoded by the coding sequence ATGGATGAAATAAGAGAATTCTTAGTTCTTGAAGAAGAAGAAGGAGAAAGATTAGACGTATATTTATCAAATCAGCTAGGAGATATGTCTAGAAGTTATATACAAAAAATTATTAAAGACAAAAAAGTCAAAGTTAATGATAAAATCGAAAAAGCAAAATACTTAGTCAAAGAAGAAGATAAAATAGTAATTGAAATCCCAGCACCAAAATTATTGGAAATTACTCCACAAAATATTCCCATAGATATAGTATATGAAGATAATGATTTATTAATAGTGAATAAGCCGCAAAATATGGTTGTTCATCCTGCGCCAGGAAACTATGATAATACTTTAGTAAATGCAATTTTATATCACTGTAAAGATAATTTATCATCTATAAATGGTGTAATTAGACCAGGTATAGTCCATAGAATTGACAAAGATACTTCTGGGCTTTTGATGATTGCAAAAAATAATAATGCACATAATTACTTAGCGAATCAATTGAAAGATCACTCAATAACTAGAGAGTATGAATTTGTTTGTCATGGTGTACTTAAAGAAGATAAAATAACGGTAGACAAGCCTCTTGGAAGAAATCCGAAAGATAGATTAAAAATGGCTATAGTTAAAGATGGTAGAAGAGCGGTAACTCATTTTGAAGTAATCGAAAGATTTGAAAATTATACTTTAGTAAAAGCTACATTAGAAACAGGGAGAACTCATCAAATTAGAGTTCATGCAGCATCGTTAAATCATCCACTTTTAGGAGATCCTTTATATGGTCCTAAAAATAACAAATTAAAAGTGGAAGGGCAAACCCTTCATGCTAAGAAATTAGGATTTATTCATCCTAGTAAAAATGAATATGTAGAATTTAATTCAGAGTTACCAATATATTTCCAAAAAATACTTAATAGAATAAAGTAA
- the lspA gene encoding signal peptidase II: MYELIVVILIGLDQIIKYWALNYLKGIGSISVINNIFNLTYVENRGAAFGMLQNNQTIFIFVAAIASCYGLYYLHTKKVNNLGKIGILLVISGAIGNLVDRVRLGYVIDYLDFRIIWNYVFNLADCFVVVGTILLCIYIITSEEDEKQVK, from the coding sequence ATGTATGAACTTATTGTAGTTATATTAATTGGATTAGATCAAATAATAAAATATTGGGCATTAAATTATTTAAAAGGAATAGGAAGTATTTCTGTTATAAATAATATTTTTAATTTAACTTATGTGGAGAATAGGGGAGCAGCCTTTGGTATGCTACAAAATAATCAAACTATTTTTATATTTGTTGCAGCAATTGCCTCTTGTTATGGTCTTTATTACTTACATACTAAAAAAGTGAATAATCTTGGTAAAATAGGAATACTGCTAGTAATATCAGGTGCCATAGGAAATTTAGTTGATAGAGTTAGATTAGGATATGTAATTGATTATTTAGATTTTCGTATAATATGGAACTATGTATTTAACTTAGCAGATTGTTTTGTAGTAGTAGGGACAATACTACTATGTATATATATAATTACAAGTGAAGAAGATGAGAAGCAGGTGAAATAA
- a CDS encoding polysaccharide deacetylase family protein, with product MRKTIYALILGAIVLIGISIRNISNKDIETGIFENASKLDYEDLIIKCGNTNEKLLALTFDDGPDEDFTPQILDILKKYNVKATFYVIGEKVQYNKKIIKREYEEGHEIGNHTYTHINVSKNGYNRIKKEIGDTQSAVKSVTGIYPKTFRPPYRAISKDMCKIIKEKDMNIVLWSYVDARDWESPGVGSIVKSIESGIQNGCIILLHDYNKIRNSKSQTIEALDIIIPDLLEKGYKFVTISELIEHLEKNTNNEKVPN from the coding sequence ATGAGAAAGACTATTTATGCATTAATTTTAGGTGCAATAGTTTTAATAGGTATAAGTATTAGAAATATATCTAATAAAGATATAGAAACAGGAATATTTGAAAATGCTTCAAAACTTGATTATGAAGATTTAATAATTAAATGTGGCAATACAAACGAGAAACTTCTTGCATTGACATTTGATGATGGTCCTGATGAAGATTTCACACCGCAAATATTAGATATTTTGAAAAAATACAATGTTAAGGCAACATTCTATGTTATAGGAGAAAAAGTTCAATACAATAAAAAAATAATAAAAAGAGAATATGAAGAAGGTCATGAAATAGGTAATCATACTTATACACATATAAATGTATCAAAAAATGGATACAACAGAATAAAAAAGGAAATTGGAGACACCCAAAGTGCAGTTAAATCTGTAACAGGAATATATCCAAAAACGTTTAGGCCACCATATAGAGCTATAAGTAAAGATATGTGCAAAATAATAAAAGAGAAAGATATGAATATAGTGCTTTGGTCTTATGTAGATGCTAGAGATTGGGAAAGTCCAGGAGTTGGTTCTATTGTAAAATCTATAGAAAGTGGTATACAAAATGGTTGTATAATATTGTTACATGACTATAATAAAATAAGAAATTCTAAGTCTCAAACAATAGAAGCTTTAGATATAATAATTCCAGATTTATTGGAAAAGGGATATAAGTTTGTTACAATTTCAGAATTAATAGAGCATTTAGAAAAAAATACAAACAATGAAAAAGTTCCTAATTAA
- a CDS encoding TraR/DksA C4-type zinc finger protein has product MDYRKKLENEKDQVKKTIKEMEDNTLFGNTTKHTSEKYSSGELSSVDNHIGDIGTDVYMHDMDNSLINHEKYVLNEINEALGKLSDGSYGICTNCHKKIEQERLDIIPETTLCSSCAKEIITPPDENEHMDKNPLNSYDNMYYSEYIKDLTDLNKNGLDGETE; this is encoded by the coding sequence ATGGACTACAGAAAAAAACTAGAAAATGAAAAAGATCAAGTAAAAAAGACCATAAAGGAAATGGAAGACAATACTCTATTTGGAAATACAACTAAGCATACTAGTGAAAAATACAGTAGTGGAGAATTATCCAGTGTAGATAATCATATAGGAGATATAGGTACAGATGTATATATGCATGATATGGATAATAGTCTAATAAATCATGAAAAATATGTTTTAAATGAAATAAATGAAGCTTTAGGGAAACTTTCTGATGGCAGCTATGGTATTTGTACAAATTGTCACAAAAAGATAGAACAGGAAAGGTTAGATATAATACCAGAAACGACTCTTTGTTCTTCTTGCGCAAAAGAAATTATTACTCCACCAGATGAAAATGAACATATGGATAAAAATCCACTTAATTCATACGATAATATGTATTATAGTGAGTATATTAAAGATTTAACTGATTTAAACAAAAATGGTTTGGATGGAGAAACTGAATAA
- a CDS encoding DUF5665 domain-containing protein, translating into MKFKTRISAENLENYKNKKENFNVEDENYLDIDKAVEASYTEKCKKNTEEYVSIEDIDRLINGMYLSDDSQKELGIIKRYLEKLILIIERSRIRDYMYLTDSKRRLFIINFIAGVGKGFGQAIGFTVLTAIVLAMLFSWVDLPIIGRYIAKLLNIVQEYR; encoded by the coding sequence ATGAAGTTTAAAACTCGTATATCTGCAGAAAATCTTGAAAATTATAAAAATAAAAAAGAAAATTTCAATGTTGAAGATGAAAACTATTTAGATATAGATAAGGCTGTAGAAGCCTCCTATACAGAAAAATGTAAAAAAAATACTGAGGAATATGTAAGTATTGAAGATATTGATAGACTTATCAATGGAATGTATCTAAGTGACGATTCACAAAAAGAATTAGGTATCATTAAAAGATATTTAGAAAAACTAATACTAATAATCGAAAGAAGCAGAATTAGAGACTATATGTATTTGACAGATAGTAAAAGGCGATTATTTATTATTAATTTTATTGCTGGTGTAGGAAAGGGATTTGGACAAGCAATTGGATTTACAGTTCTTACAGCTATAGTACTTGCCATGCTATTTAGTTGGGTTGATTTGCCTATTATTGGAAGATACATAGCAAAATTATTAAACATAGTACAAGAATATAGATAA
- a CDS encoding 5'-methylthioadenosine/adenosylhomocysteine nucleosidase, giving the protein MKKVGIIGAMELEVTTLRSLMNIEKTVNKASLTFYEGKLEDKEIVLVQCGIGKVNSALCAQILISEFDVNAIVNTGVAGAIHSSLDVNDIVISTEAIQYDVDARAFGYKKGQIPQMDNSIFIADERLINAAYESSLDQVKDKEFKIVKGRVATGDIFISSKELKEELENDFNAYCGEMEGAAIAHACYLNNIPFVIIRAMSDKADGSANVTYDEFVIEAAENSKDIVLKMLRAL; this is encoded by the coding sequence ATGAAAAAAGTAGGAATAATCGGGGCTATGGAATTAGAGGTAACAACTCTAAGAAGTTTAATGAACATAGAAAAAACTGTTAATAAAGCAAGTTTAACATTTTATGAAGGAAAGCTAGAAGATAAAGAAATCGTATTGGTACAATGTGGAATAGGAAAAGTAAACTCTGCATTATGTGCTCAAATATTAATAAGTGAATTTGATGTAAATGCCATAGTTAATACGGGCGTAGCAGGGGCTATACACTCATCACTAGATGTAAATGATATAGTAATATCAACAGAAGCAATACAATACGATGTGGATGCTAGAGCTTTTGGTTACAAAAAAGGACAAATACCACAAATGGATAATTCCATATTTATAGCAGATGAAAGACTTATAAATGCTGCATATGAATCTTCTCTTGATCAAGTAAAAGATAAAGAGTTTAAAATAGTTAAAGGTAGAGTTGCAACAGGAGATATATTTATATCTTCTAAAGAATTAAAAGAAGAACTAGAAAATGATTTTAATGCTTATTGTGGAGAAATGGAAGGAGCTGCAATTGCTCATGCGTGTTACTTAAATAATATTCCATTTGTAATAATAAGAGCCATGTCAGATAAAGCTGATGGAAGTGCTAATGTAACATATGATGAATTTGTTATAGAAGCTGCTGAAAATTCAAAAGATATAGTACTAAAAATGCTAAGAGCATTATAG